A portion of the Esox lucius isolate fEsoLuc1 chromosome 20, fEsoLuc1.pri, whole genome shotgun sequence genome contains these proteins:
- the l3mbtl1b gene encoding lethal(3)malignant brain tumor-like protein 4 isoform X1 — MSVQGEMTDTPPSDGPSQGSEFDMIGALDWKDGIATLPGSDIKFRMTEFGTLEIVTEPEVKGQEAGPSPQKPVQSKSPTPPPEAQLASSTAVSAAKDVQSPVPKAQGPVLLSLEESPTVEVPSVEVGPSVEIGSSAEMGFTAEVVPSTEFGPSVEMVSCRSCGGSGPEKSFLQGKYCSSICAQPSSGRSSPSEQREKEGLGKRVRKKRKMYMDSGDEEEDNQEEEEEKAKAFKGRRAAKLARLVTAPPNKKRPWSWPAYLEEEKAIAAPVKLFKEHQSFPQSRNAFKVGMKLEGLDPCHPSLFCVLTVAEIQGYRIRLHFDGYPEYYDFWVNADTWDVKPAGWCEKMGHKLLLPKGCKDGEFNWGMYVKNCRGQLAPKHLFKSLNTSVTPSGFRAGMKLEAVDKKNPYLICVASIAAVVDNRLLIHFDNWDDTYDYWCDASSPYIHPVGYCEEAELTLTTPAEYKHPKRFSWEKYMEETGTQAAPARAFKQRPCHGFHAGMKLEAVDKRNPMLIRVATIAEVEDHRLRIHFDGWSEEYDYWVDADSPDLHPTGWCQKTGHPLQHPNGSTDMPVLPGQGCPTPGCNGVGHIKGPRYGTHYTLVSCPYSEMNVNREGLVPDRLSGERPMTLSGPHNRGRRPDPPTHAQTNPTTTTTTVEQPEAAADDSPQTSSVTKGPAVVEGERSGRSSQSEPPGGPTEPSHNGAKAKKSAPLPKYLKQQLVKQESGDGKDCLSLQQALHESVFSPGGSSSPPHRVALCWDKHCQLLPEVLGLTAKRVATWTADEVACFVKGLQGCKEHAATFRTEQIDGEAFLLLTQADIVKILSIKLGPALKIYNAILMLKNADEE; from the exons ATGTCAGTGCAAGGAGAGATGACTGACACCCCACCCAGTGATGGCCCCTCCCAGGGGTCGGAGTTTGACATGATTGGCGCTCTTGACTGGAAGGATGGCATTGCAACACTGCCAGGCAGCGACATCAAG TTTCGTATGACAGAATTTGGGACTCTAGAGATTGTGACAGAGCCAGAGGTCAAAGGACAGGAAGCCGGGCCATCCCCCCAGAAGCCTGTCCAATCGAAAAGCCCAACCCCTCCACCTGAAGCCCAATTAGCGAGTAGCACAGCTGTCTCTGCAGCAAAGGATGTCCAGTCACCTGTGCCTAAGG CTCAAGGCCCTGTACTTCTGTCTCTAGAGGAGAGTCCCACTGTTGAGGTGCCCAGTGTGGAGGTGGGCCCCAGTGTTGAGATAGGGTCCAGCGCAGAGATGGGCTTCACTGCAGAGGTGGTCCCCAGTACAGAGTTTGGCCCCAGTGTTGAGATGGTTAGCTGTAGGTCATGTGGgggctcaggcccagagaagagTTTCCTCCAGGGAAAATATTGCAGCTCCATTTGTGCTCAGCCCTCCAGTGGCAG GTCATCTCCCAGtgagcagagggagaaagagggactTGGAAAACGAGtgaggaagaagagaaagatGTACATGGACTCTGGTGATGAAGAAGAGGACAaccaggaggaggaagag GAGAAGGCCAAAGCTTTCAAAGGGCGGAGAGCTGCTAAGCTGGCCAGGCTGG TGACGGCCCCACCCAATAAGAAGCGTCCCTGGAGCTGGCCCGCCtacctggaggaggagaaagctATAGCTGCACCTGTCAAGCTTTTTAAGGAG CACCAGTCATTTCCTCAGAGCAGAAATGCCTTCAAGGTGGGGATGAAGTTGGAGGGATTGGACCCGTGTCACCCCTCTCTGTTCTGTGTGCTCACCGTAGCTGAG ATCCAGGGTTATAGGATAAGGCTTCATTTTGACGGCTATCCAGAGTACTATGACTTCTGGGTAAATGCTGACACCTGGGATGTGAAGCCTGCGGGCTGGTGTGAGAAGATGGGACACAAACTGCTGCTGCCCAAAg GTTGTAAAGACGGAGAGTTCAACTGGGGCATGTACGTGAAAAACTGCAGGGGACAGCTGGCCCCCAAACACCTCTTCAAGAGCCTGAACACG tCGGTGACTCCGTCTGGGTTCCGTGCGGGCATGAAGCTGGAGGCGGTGGACAAGAAGAACCCCTATCTGATTTGCGTAGCATCCATCGCGGCTGTTGTGGACAACCGACTCCTCATACACTTCGACAACTGGGATGACACCTATGACTACTGGTGCGATGCCAGCAGCCCCTACATCCATCCTGTGGGCTACTGTGAGGAGGCTGAGCTGACCCTCACCACCCCTGCAG AGTATAAGCATCCAAAGAGATTTTCCTGGGAGAAATACATGGAGGAGACTGGGACACAGGCAGCGCCGGCACGCGCCTTCAAACAg CGCCCCTGCCATGGGTTTCATGCTGGGATGAAACTGGAAGCCGTGGATAAGAGGAACCCCATGCTCATTCGTGTAGCAACGATCGCCGAAGTGGAGGACCACCGGCTGAGG ATCCATTTTGATGGCTGGAGTGAGGAGTATGACTACTGGGTGGACGCTGACAGCCCAGACCTGCACCCTACTGGCTGGTGTCAGAAGACTGGTCATCCCTTACAACACCCGAACG GCTCCACCGATATGCCGGTCCTCCCAGGGCAGGGCTGTCCTACCCCAGGATGCAATGGGGTTGGCCACATTAAAGGACCCCGCTATGGAACCCACTACAC GTTGGTGAGCTGTCCTTACTCTGAGATGAACGTAAACAGGGAGGGTCTGGTACCGGACCGTCTGAGTGGAGAGCGACCTATGACCCTGAGTGGGCCTCATAACCGCGGGCGACGGCCAGACCCTCCGACACACGCTCAGAcaaaccccaccaccaccaccaccacagtggAACAGCCTGAGGCTGCAGCAGATGACTCCCCTCAAACCAG TAGTGTAACCAAAGGGCCGGCGGTTGTCGAGGGTGAAAGATCCGGGCGCAGCAGTCAGAGTGAACCACCGGGAGGCCCCACAGAGCCCAGCCACAATGGAGCCAAAGCCAAGAA GTCTGCTCCGCTTCCCAAGTATCTGAAGCAGCAATTGGTCAAGCAAGAGAGTGGTGATGGGAAAG ACTGCCTGTCCCTCCAGCAGGCTCTCCATGAATCTGTTTTCTCACCAGGTGGCTCCTCCTCCCCCCCACATAGGGTGGCCCTATGCTGGGACAAACATTGCCAGCTGCTCCCTGAGGTCCTGGGCCTCACCGCTAAGAGAGTGGCTACCTGGACCGCTGACGAG GTGGCCTGTTTTGTCAAAGGTCTCCAGGGCTGCAAAGAGCATGCAGCAACTTTTAGGACAGAG CAAATCGATGGCGAGGCCTTCCTGCTTCTCACCCAAGCGGACATAGTCAAGATTCTGTCAATCAAACTAGGCCCTGCCCTCAAGATATACAATGCCATCCTCATGCTGAAGAATGCTGATGAGGAGTGA
- the l3mbtl1b gene encoding lethal(3)malignant brain tumor-like protein 4 isoform X2 produces MSVQGEMTDTPPSDGPSQGSEFDMIGALDWKDGIATLPGSDIKFRMTEFGTLEIVTEPEVKGQEAGPSPQKPVQSKSPTPPPEAQLASSTAVSAAKDVQSPVPKAQGPVLLSLEESPTVEVPSVEVGPSVEIGSSAEMGFTAEVVPSTEFGPSVEMVSCRSCGGSGPEKSFLQGKYCSSICAQPSSGRSSPSEQREKEGLGKRVRKKRKMYMDSGDEEEDNQEEEEEKAKAFKGRRAAKLARLVTAPPNKKRPWSWPAYLEEEKAIAAPVKLFKEHQSFPQSRNAFKVGMKLEGLDPCHPSLFCVLTVAEIQGYRIRLHFDGYPEYYDFWVNADTWDVKPAGWCEKMGHKLLLPKGCKDGEFNWGMYVKNCRGQLAPKHLFKSLNTSVTPSGFRAGMKLEAVDKKNPYLICVASIAAVVDNRLLIHFDNWDDTYDYWCDASSPYIHPVGYCEEAELTLTTPAEYKHPKRFSWEKYMEETGTQAAPARAFKQRPCHGFHAGMKLEAVDKRNPMLIRVATIAEVEDHRLRIHFDGWSEEYDYWVDADSPDLHPTGWCQKTGHPLQHPNGSTDMPVLPGQGCPTPGCNGVGHIKGPRYGTHYTLVSCPYSEMNVNREGLVPDRLSGERPMTLSGPHNRGRRPDPPTHAQTNPTTTTTTVEQPEAAADDSPQTSVTKGPAVVEGERSGRSSQSEPPGGPTEPSHNGAKAKKSAPLPKYLKQQLVKQESGDGKDCLSLQQALHESVFSPGGSSSPPHRVALCWDKHCQLLPEVLGLTAKRVATWTADEVACFVKGLQGCKEHAATFRTEQIDGEAFLLLTQADIVKILSIKLGPALKIYNAILMLKNADEE; encoded by the exons ATGTCAGTGCAAGGAGAGATGACTGACACCCCACCCAGTGATGGCCCCTCCCAGGGGTCGGAGTTTGACATGATTGGCGCTCTTGACTGGAAGGATGGCATTGCAACACTGCCAGGCAGCGACATCAAG TTTCGTATGACAGAATTTGGGACTCTAGAGATTGTGACAGAGCCAGAGGTCAAAGGACAGGAAGCCGGGCCATCCCCCCAGAAGCCTGTCCAATCGAAAAGCCCAACCCCTCCACCTGAAGCCCAATTAGCGAGTAGCACAGCTGTCTCTGCAGCAAAGGATGTCCAGTCACCTGTGCCTAAGG CTCAAGGCCCTGTACTTCTGTCTCTAGAGGAGAGTCCCACTGTTGAGGTGCCCAGTGTGGAGGTGGGCCCCAGTGTTGAGATAGGGTCCAGCGCAGAGATGGGCTTCACTGCAGAGGTGGTCCCCAGTACAGAGTTTGGCCCCAGTGTTGAGATGGTTAGCTGTAGGTCATGTGGgggctcaggcccagagaagagTTTCCTCCAGGGAAAATATTGCAGCTCCATTTGTGCTCAGCCCTCCAGTGGCAG GTCATCTCCCAGtgagcagagggagaaagagggactTGGAAAACGAGtgaggaagaagagaaagatGTACATGGACTCTGGTGATGAAGAAGAGGACAaccaggaggaggaagag GAGAAGGCCAAAGCTTTCAAAGGGCGGAGAGCTGCTAAGCTGGCCAGGCTGG TGACGGCCCCACCCAATAAGAAGCGTCCCTGGAGCTGGCCCGCCtacctggaggaggagaaagctATAGCTGCACCTGTCAAGCTTTTTAAGGAG CACCAGTCATTTCCTCAGAGCAGAAATGCCTTCAAGGTGGGGATGAAGTTGGAGGGATTGGACCCGTGTCACCCCTCTCTGTTCTGTGTGCTCACCGTAGCTGAG ATCCAGGGTTATAGGATAAGGCTTCATTTTGACGGCTATCCAGAGTACTATGACTTCTGGGTAAATGCTGACACCTGGGATGTGAAGCCTGCGGGCTGGTGTGAGAAGATGGGACACAAACTGCTGCTGCCCAAAg GTTGTAAAGACGGAGAGTTCAACTGGGGCATGTACGTGAAAAACTGCAGGGGACAGCTGGCCCCCAAACACCTCTTCAAGAGCCTGAACACG tCGGTGACTCCGTCTGGGTTCCGTGCGGGCATGAAGCTGGAGGCGGTGGACAAGAAGAACCCCTATCTGATTTGCGTAGCATCCATCGCGGCTGTTGTGGACAACCGACTCCTCATACACTTCGACAACTGGGATGACACCTATGACTACTGGTGCGATGCCAGCAGCCCCTACATCCATCCTGTGGGCTACTGTGAGGAGGCTGAGCTGACCCTCACCACCCCTGCAG AGTATAAGCATCCAAAGAGATTTTCCTGGGAGAAATACATGGAGGAGACTGGGACACAGGCAGCGCCGGCACGCGCCTTCAAACAg CGCCCCTGCCATGGGTTTCATGCTGGGATGAAACTGGAAGCCGTGGATAAGAGGAACCCCATGCTCATTCGTGTAGCAACGATCGCCGAAGTGGAGGACCACCGGCTGAGG ATCCATTTTGATGGCTGGAGTGAGGAGTATGACTACTGGGTGGACGCTGACAGCCCAGACCTGCACCCTACTGGCTGGTGTCAGAAGACTGGTCATCCCTTACAACACCCGAACG GCTCCACCGATATGCCGGTCCTCCCAGGGCAGGGCTGTCCTACCCCAGGATGCAATGGGGTTGGCCACATTAAAGGACCCCGCTATGGAACCCACTACAC GTTGGTGAGCTGTCCTTACTCTGAGATGAACGTAAACAGGGAGGGTCTGGTACCGGACCGTCTGAGTGGAGAGCGACCTATGACCCTGAGTGGGCCTCATAACCGCGGGCGACGGCCAGACCCTCCGACACACGCTCAGAcaaaccccaccaccaccaccaccacagtggAACAGCCTGAGGCTGCAGCAGATGACTCCCCTCAAACCAG TGTAACCAAAGGGCCGGCGGTTGTCGAGGGTGAAAGATCCGGGCGCAGCAGTCAGAGTGAACCACCGGGAGGCCCCACAGAGCCCAGCCACAATGGAGCCAAAGCCAAGAA GTCTGCTCCGCTTCCCAAGTATCTGAAGCAGCAATTGGTCAAGCAAGAGAGTGGTGATGGGAAAG ACTGCCTGTCCCTCCAGCAGGCTCTCCATGAATCTGTTTTCTCACCAGGTGGCTCCTCCTCCCCCCCACATAGGGTGGCCCTATGCTGGGACAAACATTGCCAGCTGCTCCCTGAGGTCCTGGGCCTCACCGCTAAGAGAGTGGCTACCTGGACCGCTGACGAG GTGGCCTGTTTTGTCAAAGGTCTCCAGGGCTGCAAAGAGCATGCAGCAACTTTTAGGACAGAG CAAATCGATGGCGAGGCCTTCCTGCTTCTCACCCAAGCGGACATAGTCAAGATTCTGTCAATCAAACTAGGCCCTGCCCTCAAGATATACAATGCCATCCTCATGCTGAAGAATGCTGATGAGGAGTGA
- the LOC105018927 gene encoding transmembrane protein 244-like yields MAFRGKVADTRTVLVHLLLCLVIFYSVYYMIGSVCFGAFRLEHFDGLIPFDFKTEPTNLESNSKYLVNLLSMELTYFCSGLLFAAVVRWVWDYALTVTLLHVLLTSLVMLEFPLVWQWWLALGSGLFLMICNGQLIAYFTCQSDQSYPTFNGY; encoded by the exons ATGGCCTTCAGGGGTAAAGTGGCCGACACGAGG ACCGTGCTCGTGCACTTGCTACTGTGCCTCGTCATATTCTACTCTGTCTACTACATGATTGGGAGTGTGTGTTTCGGAGCGTTCAG GTTGGAGCACTTTGATGGACTCATCCCCTTTGATTTTAAGACCGAACCAACCAACTTGGAGTCCAACTCTAAATACTTAG TGAACCTGCTATCCATGGAGCTGACCTATTTCTGCAGTGGCCTGCTGTTTGCTGCCGTGGTGAGATGGGTCTGGGACTACGCTCTCACTGTCACACTGCTGCACGTACTGCTTACCAGCCTAG tgatGTTGGAGTTTCCCCTGGTGTGGCAGTGGTGGCTGGCCCTAG GCAGCGGTTTGTTTCTGATGATCTGCAACGGTCAGCTGATTGCATACTTCACCTGCCAGAGTGATCAGAGCTACCCCACTTTCAACGGCtactaa
- the sgk2b gene encoding serine/threonine-protein kinase Sgk2b: protein MGVTQARGRICYAKMKALVLFLTALLKGKKVGISGFMHKLVSNHQICQHLEPERILQQESLRVERAEKEEREREEKAEKEEREKEERAGGTSRLQTLTKDETQVKPSDFHYLKVIGKGSFGKVLLARHRKSGGFYAVKVLQKDVIMRRKEQRTVMIERNVLLKGLQHPFLVGLHFSFQTLHRLYFVLDYINGGELFFHLQKEGAFPESRAKFYTAEMASALGYLHSLNIVYRDLKPENILLDGEGHVVLTDFGLCKEGVSVSETMQTFCGTPVYLAPEVLLGHAYSRVVDWWGLGTVLYEMLYGLPPFYSRSKAKTFEKILHAPLQLRSTVSQASQSLLRGLLERDCNKRLGRRRDLAELQDHTFFQSINWDDLLSRRVPPPFIPKLSSPCDVRYFDPEFTLLPVPASLGLSDMSEGVVSEAFPGFSYMPLVEFGVVDP from the exons atgGGTGTGACGCAGGCAAGAGGCAGAATATGCTATGCTAAAATGAAAGCgcttgtattatttttaacag CCTTGCTCAAAGGAAAAAAAGTGGGCATCAGCGGCTTTATGCACAAACTGGTGTCCAATCACCAAATATGTCAACA CTTGGAACCTGAGAGGATCTTACAGCAAGAGAGCCTGAGAGTggagagagcagagaaagaagagagagaaagggaggagaaagcagagaaagaagagagagaaaaagaggagagagcgGGGGGGACATCT CGTCTGCAGACTTTGACGAAGGACGAGACTCA GGTGAAGCCTTCTGATTTCCACTACCTCAAAGTCATTGGCAAAGGAAGCTTTGGAAAG GTGTTGTTAGCGAGACACAGAAAGAGTGGAGGTTTCTATGCCGTCAAGGTTTTACAGAAAGACGTAATTATGAGAAGGAAAGAG CAGAGAACTGTGATGATAGAGAGGAATGTGTTGCTAAAGGGACTGCAGCATCCATTCCTGGTGGGGCTCCACTTCTCCTTCCAGACCTTACACAGATTGTACTTTGTCCTGGACTACATAAATGGGGGAGAGTTGTTTTTCCATCTTCAGAAGGAGGGAGCCTTCCCGGAGTCCAGAGCAAAATTCTACACTGCGGAGATGGCTTCAGCCCTGGGCTACCTCCACTCTCTCAACATAGTGTATAG AGACCTAAAGCCAGAGAACATCCTATTGGACggtgaaggtcatgtggttcTGACAGACTTTGGGCTGTGTAAAGAGGGAGTGTCTGTGAGTGAGACAATGCAAACTTTCTGTGGAACCCCTGTGTACCTGGCGCCTGAGGTGCTGTTGGGTCACGCCTACAGTCGAGTCGTTGACTGGTGGGGGCTGGGTACTGTTCTCTACGAGATGCTTTATGGACTG CCCCCCTTCTACAGTCGCAGCAAGGCCAAGACATTTGAAAAGATCCTTCACGCCCCTCTGCAGCTCCGTAGTACTGTGTCCCAAGCCTCACAGTCTCTGCTGCGAGGCCTGCTGGAGAGGGACTGTAACAAACGCCTGGGAAGGCGACGGGACCTT GCAGAGCTGCAGGACCACACTTTCTTCCAGTCCATTAACTGGGACGACCTGCTGTCCAGGAGAGTCCCTCCCCCTTTCATTCCCAAGCtg tctagTCCATGTGATGTGCGATATTTTGACCCTGAGTTCACACTCCTTCCAGTCCCCGCCTCTCTTGGTTTGAGTGACATGTCAGAGGGCGTGGTCAGTGAAGCCTTCCCAGGGTTCTCTTATATGCCCCTGGTTGAGTTTGGTGTTGTGGATCCATAA